One Gossypium hirsutum isolate 1008001.06 chromosome A08, Gossypium_hirsutum_v2.1, whole genome shotgun sequence genomic window, CTGcacttttaatatataattaaaagatTTGCCACCAAATAACAAACTTGAAGTGGTTCAAAGTGATTAATCAAACTTTTGGAAAGCAAAGTTTCAAAGATCGTAAAAAGATAATAATAGAAGTAATAAAGCACCTGAAACCCAAAattttttaggtaaaaataatcatatattgtTCAACATTTTCATGTTCAACTGTTCTAAAGGCTATTATTTTAGGGGAAATAAAACCTACCCATTTTGACATTTATGACAAGCTAACCCCAAATGACCATTTGCAACCCTTAAATCATTGAATTATGTATTTCATTAATTTAGAGCACTAGAAGTAGATAATTCAATAGAAATGGTAAACAAACAAggatatttcattttctttttaagtatTCACATATTCGATATATATTAAAAAAGgagtacaaaaataaatatattcatatcGAACGTACTATTACAAGTTTAGATATCATAAAGTGTATGTCATGTTACCTATATATATAACCAGTTGCCTATTCTTTGATATTCACAAGCCAAGGCAAAGACTGCAATAAAGAAGTGGCTTTTAGTGTATTACTCTCATTCTCAGCTCTTCGATAATGGCGAGTTCACTGGCTCTTGTTTCATGGCTGGTTCTAGTTTTAACCCTTGCAATGGCAGTTTCAAAGACTCAAGTCGAAGCTGCCAGGGCATTCTTCGTATTCGGTGACTCGTTGGTCGACAATGGCAACAACAATTATCTAGCTACCACTGCTCGAGCCGATTCACCTCCTTATGGCATTGACACTCCGGGTCGTCGCCCCACTGGTCGCTTCTCGAATGGCAAAAACATACCCGATTTCATCAGTTGAGATCGATTTCTGCTTCTTTTGTTCTGTTTTTTATGTTGCTTATATCATATGGACTTAATGTGTGTGTATTATAAAATCAGGTGAAGCACTCGGTTCGGAGCCGCTACTGCCGTATTTGAGTCCGGAACTCAATGGAGATAGGCTACTTGTTGGTGCCAACTTTGCTTCGGCTGGTATTGGTATCCTTAATGACACCGGAATACAATTTGTAAGTCCTCAAGTTTCTTTCATTTCGTGACGTTATGATTGTTATTTTATGAGTCCGAAAATGACGATGGGACCGTAATTTAATCTCTGAGTCCATGGCATTGTGACACTGCAGATAAACATTATAAGAATGTTCAGGCAATTTgaatactttcaagaataccagGGCCGGTTAGCTAACCTCGTCGGTACCACCAAAGCACAGCGGATTGTATCAGAAGCTCTCGTACTCATCACTGTCGGCGGCAATGATTTTGTGAACAACTACTTCTTGGTCCCATTTTCCGCAAGATCTCGACAATTCAGTCTACCGGATTACGTTAGATATCTTATCTCCGAGTACAGAAAACTTctaatggtaaaattttcaaaaaccctaatttcaaattatgtGCCACATGAACTTGCATAAATGTAACAAAAAACAATGGCATAAAATTATGTTGCAGAGACTGTACGAACTTGGAGCGAGGAAGGTTCTGGTGACCGGCACCGGACCATTGGGTTGTGTTCCTGCCGAATTAGCCATGCGGAGCCCGAATGGTCAATGTGCAGCCGAGTTGCAACGAGCTGCCGGCTTGTTTAACCCACAACTGGTTCAAATGATAAATGGACTCAACAGTGATCTTGGTGCTAATGTTTTCATTGCTGCTAATACACAACAACAAACCAATGATTTCATTAGTAACCCCGGAGCCTTTGGTACGTATATCCTAATccgaatttattaaatataattttttaaaaacaaatgtataaatcaattaaattaaaccaaTTCGAATTTATTTGTTCCACACTAACAATATGGCTcattaatcaaataaaattaaaaaaggaccCAAACTTCATTTATTAGGGCAACCTACCAATGATCATTATGAATGCTACCAAATATTTTGGATTTTTGCTACACATTTAAACCTTTCgaaacatattaaatcaatttaccTTTTTGCTAATTAGTATAGGGAtatcttttgtttttctcttcaCAACTAGAGGCATTTCGATTCATTGGCTGAATCCCATAGGatttaagtatgatattaaaGCACTTTTATGTTTGTTCAAGCTAAGGACTTAAAATTTTGTACAATCTCACTTATTTTTGTAATCGGTTAACCCAAGTTTATTTAGGCCCacttatatgatttttaaatttttttaaaaatatttatattattttaatttaatatttaatgattaattaattgtatatattttttcatttgttaaaattttatagacatcttaatttttctttttaatgtttacattatggtattatatattactatatagatttaatttctatatacattttaaattacataatataatacattaaaaacttaaaaataggtCAAGTCAAGCTGAAGCCTTAAATGTTCAAGCCCGAGCttgattcatattttaaataggcTTAATATTTTCACCCAAGCCCTCACAAAATTTGGACTGGCCTCGAGCTTAGGCGACTACCTCGGCTTAAGAACAAATCTACTCTAAGCCTACATATCTTATTGTTTGAATTTTATTCACAGGATTTACTACATCAAAGATAGCATGTTGTGGGCAAGGACCTTACAATGGACTAGGATTATGTACCATAGCATCTAATTTGTGTCCGAACCGTGACTTGTATGCCTTTTGGGATCCGTTCCATCCGTCGGAGAAGGCAAACAGGATTATCGTCAACATGATATTGAGAGGGTCGACAAATTACATGAGTCCCATGAATCTAAGCTCTTTATTGGCTTTGGACACCATTCCAAGGACTTAGTTTAAAGTACTTACATGTTCTAGTAAGGATAATAAGGGAAAAAAAAATCTTGTTGGGTATTTGCTTAGCCATGGATTTCTATTGTGTCCTTCCTAATGCTTTGGTTGTAATTAATCAATTTCTTGATGAACTGTAATGTAATGTTTTAGTTTATACTTATATTTAAAGTTTTGACTGAGTTGGTGTTACGAACCGATTAGAAATCAACTTagttggaaaattattaaaaatcgattCATTTTATAaagtaagttatattattatatgatttttatatttttacttatattaaaaccttgatgaaattgttattataagtcaatcgaacactaaatttaaaaaattaccaaaaaataataatttattttataaagtaaattgTATTATCACAAtggtatatattttaataaatcgaTACAAAATTACATGAGGAAAGCTTTAGATCTTCAACataataaatcttaaatttttaatttcattatttaaataaaaattcatttctttcttatttaaatttttaataaatttaattgttataaaataatttcacCCATATTATAATCTAATAGGCCATATAAATTACATCATTTTAAGCCCAAACAACACTTGGAATTAGCCCttatcataaacatataaaacaatgcTATTTACTAATTACTATTATGAAGTGacatcaaagaaaataaattataaagcattttttaaatataaatcttagtataatttttttttataaaagatctaaaattactcataattcattctcaattcttaaataaaagaataatgcaTTTTAGTATCAATTGaactaaaacaatttttaaaactcGATACAGATAaagtatgaaatatatattttctaataattaaatggtttttaacattaaaatcaatGGTAATTCACTAAATATTTACGCTTTTTTCATGTGACCCTCGAGTCTAATCCCACATTAATTAGCTAATAAAACTCACATGCAACTTTCTTTAGCATTTATTACAACATAAATTTGTTAATAATGACTTAGTCAATTGTGTCAATAATAATAAGGTAGCTTTTTCATTTTTGGCAATAATAATAAGTGAATCTGGTAGTTTGGGTTAATCGATTTTCTTCTTAATTTGTTGATATCTCGTTTTTTTATTAACGAAATAATAAGCTTTTAACTTAAACATTATTCGACCAaaactccattttatttttacaCAAAAAGAAACTGAATTAATTGGGATAATTATATTTGGTAGCATTAATATTTGAATGTCCTCATCATCATCCTTTAAATTTCAAACTAAGCAGGTTGTATGAAATAGACTAGGCATTTAATAACTTGTTTAGGTTTTAATGAGTGGAGGAAAGTGGATGACACATTGACTCCATGATAGAGATGTATGCTATAACATCATTCATTTTTTGTCCACATTAATTTGCAAGt contains:
- the LOC107899180 gene encoding GDSL esterase/lipase At5g18430: MASSLALVSWLVLVLTLAMAVSKTQVEAARAFFVFGDSLVDNGNNNYLATTARADSPPYGIDTPGRRPTGRFSNGKNIPDFISEALGSEPLLPYLSPELNGDRLLVGANFASAGIGILNDTGIQFINIIRMFRQFEYFQEYQGRLANLVGTTKAQRIVSEALVLITVGGNDFVNNYFLVPFSARSRQFSLPDYVRYLISEYRKLLMRLYELGARKVLVTGTGPLGCVPAELAMRSPNGQCAAELQRAAGLFNPQLVQMINGLNSDLGANVFIAANTQQQTNDFISNPGAFGFTTSKIACCGQGPYNGLGLCTIASNLCPNRDLYAFWDPFHPSEKANRIIVNMILRGSTNYMSPMNLSSLLALDTIPRT